AGCGGAACTTTCGCGGCGTGCAGGCCTCACCGCGTGACCATGACCGGCACGACCCGGTCATCTTCGACACCGATGCCGCGGCCCCGCTGGTTATCAATCGTCGACCTCAAGGCTACACTCGGGTGTCCTGACCGGTTCAGGACACGAACCGCCTCCACCCTGGCATCGCAGCTGGTGGGGGCGGTTCGTCGTTTCTGGTGGGCCTGCACTGCATAGAGCCCGACATCGCCTTGGCATGGCTACATTCGGCGTCCGGCTGGGGCGCTACCATCACGACTCACCCCGCGCTCTGGACGTGGGTGAAGCAACGCCTGATCAGGCACTCTCCTAGTCACGGAACTACGGGACCTCCTCACACGCTTCCGCAGCGAAGAGAGGACACATGGATTCCCCACTGGACTTTGATCGCGTTGATTTTTTCCGCACGCTCGCCCAACAATGCCGCCGACAGATCTTTGCGCTACAGGCCTCTCCCGTGATCCATGGGGAAGACCGCGCCGAGCGGATTCACAGACTTCAGGAGCGGGCCGCGCACCTGGACCGCCTCGCTGCAGCTGAACAGCCCCCCGCAGATCAGCGTGCCCAGCCAGACTCCGCGGGGTCCGCGGTCGAAGCCCCGGTTCCCGATGTTTGAACCGGCATCCAGGGCACGCCCCACCATGCCGCTCCGTGCCATGCAGGAAGTTGGGGACGCGCTGGTCGCTCAGTCCACCCTGCCCGCAGGAAGCGACATTCAGGTTCTGGTGGAACCGAGCGCGGCACGCGTGACGTTCGTGGCCCGGCAGATCCACCCTCACCGGGCGGGAGCCATTGCCGTGACCCAGGAGGCCGCAGACGAGGATGGACCGGACGCGGTGATCGACGCCTTCTCGGAGCTCGTGGGGCTTATGGAACGGCAGGGCCTCCCGGAGTGGCCGCCCGTGCTGAAGGCCCCAGTTCTCCTGGTCCGTACGCCGCTGGGGTGGGGGGTTGGCAAGGACGCTCGCTTGGTCTCCCTTACCCCCGAGAGCGAGGCGCACGAGACGTTCGTGAGGTTTCAGCTGTAACCGTGGACAGGTGCCGACCGCACCGGTGAAGTATGCGAACGGGACGGTGATCGTTGGCCGTCCCTGTCTCACGCCACTGCCATGCCTTCAGGGCTCTGGCCTCCCGGCGAAGGCGCAACAGCTGTTCCCGGAAGGCCGCGATGGCGCTCCGTGGTCCGTGGTCCCCACGACCCGGTGCCGCCAGGCCCTGTCAGGCCGGAGCGGTCACCCGTCTCACCTCGGGAGCCGGCCACCCGACAGCCAGAAGATCGGGCCGTAGTCACACCTCGTCCGGCCACCCGTAAAGCCACACACCTGCCGTACCGTCGCCAGTTCCACCCCTGACCCTTCAGGCGTCCCGGTCTTGTGCCGCCCGAACAACTCGACCGCCTTCTCCCGCAGGCGGTGGTTGAACCCCACCCCGTTGTCCTGCACGCCGGTCAGGTCCTCGCTCTCTTGCCGGCGTGCTGTGGTCATGCTCTCTATGCTGCTTCTGAGTGGGCCCTTCTGGGTGTTACCGGGTGATCGTGGCGTGCGTGATGTATGTCCCACTCATGTGCGTGCTGTTCGCACTCAGGTGTCCTTGTTTGAGAGCGGCTTCCAGCGCACTTCGCGGACAGTCCCGGAAGTGCAGTGCCAGGTAATCAAGGGCGTTGAGCTCATTGGAGAACTCGACGGCAGACCAGTCGGCCATCACCGTGCCGTCCAGCCAAGTGACGACCACGGTGATGTTCATGACGTCATGCCTGCCCCCGTCTTGCGGGTCCAGTTCGGGCGCGTCAGGCGTGTTCCGGTAAGGTCACCTTGACGCCTGTGAGGCAGCCGGCCTGGGCCAGCCGCCCGAGCAGTGGCCTGGTTCAGTCAGGAGACGAAAGCGGCTGAGGGTGTGCCGCCCCCGCGGGGCCACGCTTCGTTCAGGACATCGTCCCGGCCGTCGGCGGCCTCGAGGTCGTCGAACAGCTTCTGCTCGGCGGTGGAGAGCTGGACGTCGCGCATGCTTACCCTCACGGTGCCCAGCAGGTACAGGGGCGACTGGGCCTGGGGGGTGTCGAAGTGCACGTGGACGAGGGACACGACGAAGGTCCGGTCCCAGGCGCGGAACTGGACGAGGTGCATGGAACCCGGCACCCAGCGCAGGGAAACGGAAATCGGAAGTTTGGGGAAAACAATCATACGGCTCTCCAGGAGTC
This is a stretch of genomic DNA from Deinococcus ficus. It encodes these proteins:
- a CDS encoding ATP-binding protein encodes the protein MTTARRQESEDLTGVQDNGVGFNHRLREKAVELFGRHKTGTPEGSGVELATVRQVCGFTGGRTRCDYGPIFWLSGGRLPR